Proteins found in one Verrucomicrobiota bacterium genomic segment:
- a CDS encoding ferredoxin family protein, translated as MSALAETEICRVVVLGDQSAQLSHELFADLLDKGYQISRIGLGEPVEEQGTVIFEEKDWYGLTSQEVLDLIEKTKGEGKVNQPGNWKPWFPVIDYDRCTNCMQCLSFCLFDVYGVDEQNQIQVQNQDNCKTNCPACSRVCPEVAIMFPKYASGPINGDEVSAEDVGREKMKVDISALLGGDVYSALRNRSEKAQSRFAKERDSERALKERQKCLNKLSEGGFIPPEVLAALPSQEEIEQKAIAAKEKARIALENKEQS; from the coding sequence ATGAGTGCACTGGCGGAGACCGAGATTTGTCGAGTAGTTGTGTTGGGGGATCAATCCGCCCAATTATCCCACGAATTATTCGCAGATCTTCTTGATAAAGGTTATCAGATTTCAAGGATTGGCTTAGGGGAGCCTGTTGAGGAACAAGGCACGGTAATCTTTGAGGAAAAGGACTGGTATGGATTGACCTCGCAAGAGGTTCTAGATCTTATCGAGAAGACAAAAGGTGAGGGCAAGGTAAACCAGCCTGGAAACTGGAAGCCCTGGTTTCCAGTTATTGATTATGATCGCTGCACAAATTGTATGCAGTGTCTAAGTTTTTGTCTTTTTGATGTCTATGGAGTAGATGAACAAAACCAGATTCAAGTGCAAAACCAAGACAACTGTAAGACGAATTGTCCAGCTTGTTCGCGTGTCTGTCCGGAAGTGGCGATCATGTTTCCCAAGTATGCATCCGGGCCTATCAATGGCGATGAAGTAAGCGCCGAGGATGTGGGTAGGGAGAAAATGAAGGTAGACATTTCTGCCTTGCTGGGTGGAGATGTTTATTCGGCCTTGAGGAATCGCTCAGAAAAGGCGCAATCTCGTTTTGCCAAAGAAAGAGATTCGGAGCGGGCATTAAAGGAGCGTCAGAAATGTCTTAATAAGCTTTCAGAGGGAGGTTTTATTCCACCAGAAGTCTTAGCAGCGCTTCCATCTCAAGAAGAAATTGAACAAAAGGCAATAGCCGCTAAGGAGAAAGCAAGAATCGCTTTGGAGAACAAAGAGCAAAGTTAG
- a CDS encoding radical SAM protein, with the protein MVTLKLAARMVAGTDPRLLWKFCYNFGWKGMLSVEAFKKRLKEGIYFPPFLYISVINSCNLRCQGCWVDVESPREMISLTSLNKLIVDAKKHGNRFFGLLGGEPFMHPDLLGVIEAHPDCYFQVFTNGQLITEKIAKELRRLGNATPLISIEGDEVVSDKRRGKKGVYTRTLRGLHNCLREKVITGVATSLCQTNIDDLLQEEWLRKLMNMGVHYAWYHTYRPVGPQMTPELALSPEQVSKVRRFVVDMRAKLPLGLVDAYYDGEGNALCPMATGISHHISPKGEIEPCPIIQFAKENIEDQGGIYETMTGSAFLQDFREVAAQHTRGCVVLERPDLVKDLVQKHKAKDSTIRKTALAELDQMERRTSQYIPGDEIPEKHWMYRLVKRFWFYDFNAYRKLDHSAKVENEVELLQR; encoded by the coding sequence ATGGTTACTTTAAAACTAGCAGCAAGAATGGTGGCGGGAACTGACCCAAGGTTGCTGTGGAAGTTTTGTTATAACTTTGGATGGAAAGGTATGTTGTCTGTAGAGGCCTTTAAAAAGCGACTAAAAGAAGGTATCTATTTTCCTCCCTTTCTATATATTTCAGTTATCAATAGCTGTAACCTGAGATGCCAGGGTTGTTGGGTTGATGTAGAGTCGCCGCGTGAAATGATATCACTCACTTCTCTTAATAAATTGATTGTGGATGCCAAAAAACATGGTAATCGCTTCTTTGGTCTATTGGGGGGCGAGCCGTTTATGCATCCGGATCTACTTGGAGTGATAGAGGCGCATCCGGATTGTTATTTTCAAGTCTTTACGAACGGTCAGCTGATCACAGAGAAAATTGCCAAGGAACTACGCAGGCTAGGAAATGCTACACCCCTAATCAGTATAGAGGGGGATGAAGTGGTGAGCGATAAGCGACGGGGTAAGAAGGGTGTCTATACGCGGACCCTAAGAGGACTTCACAATTGTTTAAGAGAAAAAGTCATTACTGGGGTAGCGACAAGCTTATGCCAAACAAATATTGATGATCTACTCCAAGAAGAGTGGTTGCGTAAGTTAATGAATATGGGGGTGCATTATGCTTGGTATCATACTTACCGCCCTGTCGGACCGCAGATGACGCCTGAACTTGCCTTGAGTCCTGAGCAGGTAAGTAAGGTGAGGCGCTTTGTGGTGGATATGCGTGCTAAGCTGCCATTGGGGCTGGTGGATGCATACTACGATGGTGAGGGTAATGCTTTATGCCCCATGGCTACAGGCATTAGTCATCATATCAGTCCCAAAGGCGAAATCGAGCCCTGTCCAATTATCCAATTTGCAAAAGAGAATATTGAGGACCAGGGGGGTATTTATGAGACTATGACTGGGTCCGCTTTTTTGCAGGATTTTAGAGAGGTTGCTGCCCAACATACGAGAGGCTGCGTGGTATTAGAACGACCAGATTTGGTCAAAGACTTGGTGCAGAAGCATAAGGCTAAAGATAGCACAATTCGAAAGACTGCGCTAGCAGAACTCGATCAAATGGAAAGGCGGACAAGTCAATATATACCAGGAGACGAGATACCCGAGAAGCATTGGATGTACCGGCTGGTGAAGCGCTTCTGGTTTTATGATTTCAATGCTTATAGAAAGTTAGATCATTCTGCTAAAGTAGAGAATGAGGTGGAGCTTTTACAAAGATGA